A window of Variovorax sp. HW608 genomic DNA:
GCCGGGAGGACCTGCGGGAGATCGCGAGGCGCCTTGCGTCCGCGATCGACACGGTCACGAGCGCCGTCGGCGCGACGCCGGCGCCCTGACCGCGCCGGGCTTTTCCCTTTTTCCTTTCTTCCAACCCGTACCGAGGAGATCGCCGTGGCCCGTGCTCGTCCATCCATTCTTGCTGCCGCCGCCATCGCGGCCGCCTGTTCGTTCATGCCGCTTGCCGCCGTCCATGCCCAGGACGCCGGCACGCTGGCCAAGGTCAAGGCCAGCGGCGCCATCACCATCGGCTATCGCGAGTCCTCGTTCGGCTTCTCCTACCTCGATGCGAACCTCAAGCCCATCGGCTACAGCATCGACATCTGCCATCGCATCGTCGATGCGATCAGGACCGAGCTCAAGATGCCGAGCGTGGAGCTGCTCTATCAGGCCGTGACCTCGGCCAACAGGATCCCCCTGGTGAGCAACGGCACCGTCGACATCGAATGCGGCTCGACCACGAACCTCGTCGAGCGGCAGAAGCAGGTGGCGTTCTCGCCGGACATCTTCCGCTACAACGTGCGGATGCTGGTGAAGGCCGATTCCGGCATCCGCAGCATCGCGGACCTGCAGGGCAAGACGGTCGCGACCACCACCGGCACCACCTCGTTCCGCCTGCTGCGCGAAGCCGACAAAGGCCGCAACCTCGAGGTCAACAACGTGGCCGGCAAGGACCACACCGAATCCTTCCTGCTGGTGGAGTCCGGCCGTGCCCAGGCTTTCGGGCTCGACGACATCCTGCTGGCCGGGCAGATCGCCAACGCGCGCAATCCGAAGGACTTCGTCATCACCGGCGAGAGCCTGCGCACCGAGAACCAGTCGCTCATGTTCCGCAAGGACGACCCGGCGTTCAAGGCGCTGGT
This region includes:
- a CDS encoding transporter substrate-binding domain-containing protein, whose amino-acid sequence is MPLAAVHAQDAGTLAKVKASGAITIGYRESSFGFSYLDANLKPIGYSIDICHRIVDAIRTELKMPSVELLYQAVTSANRIPLVSNGTVDIECGSTTNLVERQKQVAFSPDIFRYNVRMLVKADSGIRSIADLQGKTVATTTGTTSFRLLREADKGRNLEVNNVAGKDHTESFLLVESGRAQAFGLDDILLAGQIANARNPKDFVITGESLRTENQSLMFRKDDPAFKALVDRVVGEMMKTGEMEKLYKRWFMSPIPPKNININYPLNAETKDAFANPSSKGI